The following coding sequences are from one Arachis hypogaea cultivar Tifrunner chromosome 7, arahy.Tifrunner.gnm2.J5K5, whole genome shotgun sequence window:
- the LOC112702681 gene encoding probable serine/threonine-protein kinase WNK4, whose protein sequence is MYSKRENMEDDKEEHGYLETDPTGRYGRFGEVLGKGAMKTVYKAIDEVLGIEVAWNQVKINEALRTPDDLQRLYSEVHLLSTLKHQSIIRFYTSWIDVENKAFNFVTEMFTSGSLREYRKKYKRVSIRAIKNWSRQILEGLVYLHGHDPPVIHRDLKCDNIFVNGHLGQVKIGDLGLAAILRGSQSAHSVIGTPEFMAPELYEEEYNELVDVYSFGMCLLEMLTSDYPYCECTNPAQIYKKVTSGKLPMAFFRIEDGEAQRFIGRCLLPAAKRPSAKDLLLDPFFLSDDSSSSLTKFGIQNYSLLNSEMEKLQLSDPLPRTEMKITGKLNPDDTIFLKVQLSDKDGSVRNVYFPFDIVNDTPMDVATEMVKELEIGDWEPFEIANMIDGEVSALLPRRRASNHDEYDDDGGSHHCFRSFSSCSSSQDSMASLVPLSEAMPNEYYWLHDDLFDDTSSQGTYSNLNYHSADELDYVYNNLASSTKNDKIPIMKSTHKCTRFSPQDSFPTSSQLAPYSSSVKGKRVMENGGSSSRLTRNRSLIDIRSQMLHRSLVEEVHKRRLFKTVGAVENIGFQAPCKVENDKNHSRSAKGENVAR, encoded by the exons ATGTATTCAAAGAGAGAGAACATGGAAGATGACAAAGAAGAACATGGTTATTTAGAAACCGACCCAACTGGTCGATATGGCAGG TTTGGAGAAGTTCTTGGAAAAGGGGCAATGAAGACAGTGTACAAAGCAATTGATGAAGTTCTTGGGATAGAGGTAGCATGGAACCAGGTGAAGATCAACGAGGCGCTTCGAACGCCGGACGATTTGCAGCGGCTATACTCGGAGGTTCATCTTCTAAGCACCCTCAAGCACCAATCCATCATAAGATTCTATACTTCTTGGATTGATGTTGAGAACAAGGCCTTCAACTTTGTTACAGAAATGTTCACTTCAGGATCACTAAGAGA ATACCGGAAGAAATATAAGCGAGTCAGTATACGAGCGATAAAGAATTGGTCTCGGCAAATCTTAGAGGGTCTTGTTTATCTACATGGCCACGATCCGCCAGTGATCCATAGGGACCTAAAATGTGACAACATATTTGTCAATGGCCATCTTGGACAGGTGAAAATCGGAGACCTGGGACTAGCTGCGATTCTTCGCGGCTCGCAGTCGGCACACAGTGTTATAG GCACGCCAGAGTTCATGGCACCGGAATTGTACGAGGAAGAATACAATGAACTTGTTGATGTGTACTCATTTGGAATGTGTTTGTTGGAAATGCTCACATCTGATTATCCATATTGTGAATGTACTAATCCAGCACAGATATACAAGAAAGTAACATCG GGGAAGTTACCAATGGCATTTTTCCGAATTGAAGACGGCGAAGCGCAGAGGTTCATCGGAAGATGCCTGCTACCAGCGGCGAAGAGACCATCAGCAAAAGATTTGTTGCTTGACCCTTTCTTTCTGTCTGAtgattcttcatcatcattaacAAAGTTTGGAATTCAGAACTATTCACTTTTGAATAGTGAGATGGAAAAGCTGCAACTGAGTGATCCTTTGCCTAGAACTGAAATGAAAATCACAGGGAAGCTGAATCCTGATGATACCATATTTCTCAAAGTGCAACTTTCTGATAAGGATG GTTCCGTGAGGAATGTATATTTTCCGTTTGATATTGTGAATGATACTCCAATGGATGTTGCGACGGAGATGGTGAAAGAACTGGAGATTGGTGATTGGGAGCCTTTTGAAATTGCGAATATGATCGATGGCGAAGTATCTGCTCTGTTACCGCGAAGGAGGGCGAGTAATCATGATGAATACGACGACGACGGAGGATCTCATCATTGTTTTCGCTCCTTCTCTTCTTGCTCCTCCTCCCAAGACTCAATGGCAAGTCTTGTTCCATTATCTGAGGCCATGCCTAATGAATATTACTGGCTCCATG ATGATTTGTTTGACGACACTAGTTCACAAGGAACGTATTCCAACTTGAACTATCATTCAGCAGATGAACTTGACTATGTCTATAATAATTTAGCTTCTTCTACTAAAAATGACAAAATCCCCATCATGAAGAGTACTCACAAGTGCACAAGATTTTCCCCACAAGATTCATTTCCAACTTCATCACAACTAGCACCCTATAGTAGTAGCGTCAAGGGTAAGAGGGTGATGGAGAATGGTGGTAGCAGTAGTAGATTGACAAGGAACAGATCATTGATTGATATAAGGAGCCAAATGTTGCACAGATCATTGGTTGAGGAAGTGCACAAGAGAAGGTTGTTTAAGACTGTTGGTGCTGTTGAGAATATTGGATTTCAAGCACCTTGTAAAGTTGAGAACGACAAGAACCATTCAAGGAGTGCCAAGGGAGAAAATGTTGCCAGATAA